In the genome of Sinobacterium caligoides, one region contains:
- a CDS encoding nuclear transport factor 2 family protein, whose translation MKTYFHAQLLAASLLAVSAFSQAAPVEFSFDDMSHPKANEFLQQSFDALLNDHQKLEGSLADDFVQVFGATINSREDFLDHSKALQKSVASAKVHFEDVNVDEDGTISEIHTVAIRKKDGSEAVLRFLAFWSFKDGKLSKIDELSALIQGSSADKDIGARTK comes from the coding sequence ATGAAGACCTATTTCCACGCACAATTACTTGCCGCCTCACTGCTGGCCGTTAGCGCCTTCAGCCAGGCCGCGCCAGTAGAGTTCAGCTTCGATGATATGAGCCACCCAAAGGCCAACGAATTTCTACAACAATCCTTCGATGCCCTGCTCAACGACCACCAGAAACTAGAGGGCAGCCTTGCCGATGATTTTGTGCAGGTGTTTGGCGCGACGATCAATAGCCGTGAAGATTTTCTAGACCATAGTAAAGCCCTGCAGAAATCAGTTGCCAGTGCAAAGGTGCATTTTGAAGACGTCAACGTCGACGAAGATGGGACTATCTCAGAGATACACACCGTTGCTATACGCAAAAAGGACGGCTCTGAGGCGGTGCTGCGATTTTTAGCCTTCTGGTCTTTCAAAGATGGCAAGCTGAGCAAGATCGACGAGCTAAGTGCGCTCATTCAAGGCAGCAGTGCTGACAAAGACATCGGCGCACGGACAAAGTAG
- a CDS encoding dicarboxylate/amino acid:cation symporter, with product MNKSLSTKIFIGLFSGLILGSIIQYLLSGFPVFDQYLVGTASAVGTMFVSLIKLMVVPLVFISIVTGVCELENSSSLGRLGGKISGLYLINTLLAITTALVITYFLQPGAGANLGVAASGSSALTEQGLPDIGTMIVQIIPTNPFAAFASGNMLQIIFMAIVVALAIKSLGQYAKPAQHAFSLANDIMMRLITMVMSLAPYGVFALMINLGATLDMNALSSVAGFVLICVSIMFFWIFVVYPLAVWALTGIKPSVFRAKTRELVLFSLSTASSNASIPVTTRTLVEKLGVSKALAGFGVPLGATVNMSGAAIYIAVAAVFATNAYGVHLDVADLVTIGLTVCLMAVGVGGVPGGAVVMIAVLIQQFGLPAEALAIIAAVDRINDMVCTSSNVVGDAAVITVVAGTEGELNHDHAKDINATTGNTEAATEVS from the coding sequence ATGAATAAATCACTCTCTACAAAAATATTTATCGGGCTATTTTCAGGCCTGATACTTGGCTCCATCATCCAATACCTACTCTCGGGATTCCCCGTCTTCGACCAGTACCTCGTCGGCACCGCCTCCGCCGTCGGCACCATGTTCGTCTCGCTGATCAAGCTGATGGTTGTACCACTGGTTTTCATCTCCATCGTCACCGGCGTCTGTGAGCTCGAAAACAGCTCCAGTCTCGGTCGCCTCGGTGGTAAGATCTCCGGCTTATACCTGATCAACACCTTGCTGGCGATCACCACCGCGCTGGTCATCACCTACTTCCTGCAACCCGGTGCCGGTGCCAACCTCGGCGTCGCGGCCAGCGGTTCCAGTGCACTGACCGAGCAGGGCCTTCCTGACATCGGCACGATGATCGTGCAAATTATCCCAACCAACCCGTTTGCCGCTTTCGCCAGTGGCAACATGTTGCAGATCATCTTCATGGCCATCGTCGTCGCACTCGCCATTAAGTCTCTCGGACAGTACGCCAAGCCAGCACAGCATGCCTTCTCGCTGGCAAACGACATCATGATGCGTCTGATCACCATGGTTATGTCGCTGGCTCCCTACGGCGTGTTCGCACTGATGATCAATCTCGGTGCCACCCTCGACATGAACGCGCTCTCCTCGGTCGCTGGCTTCGTCTTGATCTGCGTATCCATCATGTTCTTCTGGATCTTTGTCGTCTACCCTCTCGCCGTCTGGGCACTGACTGGCATCAAGCCTAGCGTCTTCCGCGCCAAGACACGCGAGCTCGTCTTGTTCTCACTGTCGACCGCCTCCTCTAACGCCTCGATCCCTGTCACCACTCGTACGCTGGTAGAAAAGCTTGGCGTCTCTAAGGCACTTGCTGGCTTTGGTGTGCCTCTCGGCGCCACCGTTAACATGTCCGGTGCCGCTATCTATATCGCCGTGGCAGCCGTGTTTGCCACCAACGCCTACGGCGTACACCTCGACGTAGCGGACCTGGTCACTATCGGCCTCACCGTCTGTCTGATGGCCGTGGGTGTCGGCGGCGTTCCCGGCGGTGCAGTCGTGATGATTGCGGTACTCATCCAGCAGTTTGGCCTGCCTGCAGAGGCACTGGCTATTATCGCCGCGGTCGACCGTATCAACGACATGGTATGTACCTCCTCTAACGTAGTCGGCGATGCCGCCGTCATTACCGTCGTCGCCGGTACTGAGGGTGAACTCAACCACGACCACGCCAAGGATATCAACGCCACCACCGGCAACACCGAGGCGGCTACCGAAGTCAGCTAA
- a CDS encoding beta-1,3-glucanase family protein: MMYKKVSLLGLVAALGGCYELGGELSGLEESHVVLEDGQGNALHVADNGRFTFEQSYPHLTSYAVTVAQQPEDHRCEVSNGEGAVNAGHVDDIAVSCTRLSAPGTYTGPWFPVNIENNSGPAGNKWVGDDQVYIIAKAKTPGPNAKHCFVKVTDFQTGESRCEVVTAGTDSSQYAFKLADLRVDTLVEGVSVTQHQLKLPLLQSGRLYVSLEHPVDFDIVADAKTGEPTIADPDGFNNRDGNYYYLFDKVEFSFTANNGSWANPTAVDFFSLPLALSQQVPDNSVANNCNGSAGGGCVTRLAQSGLTASRSAIFSLQQQVLSSAPLSSAAQWDKLSLTYTPTTGASSQLRIVSPSKAMADTGAYGNPSFDTKYLHDASQYGIDYLAELENYYAQSSSHRMVINTEADLKNNSSAAPLNDYLFTGYIDAGFLVFNNQTQTKLIRIKLPNSAKPYFGGAGESFDQPKDTPESIIVREFTSAVVAGLMPYPELLDSSGQALPLSKPYFAAAQAQGLLYQQSLLPASVNTGPWYDLYSKGLHSIGGASSVQPIYTFAYDDALAQDGTLNDDTMVADSTTASGKMVQPHPLTISLGDLTNTVIPQFADSTLYHVGLRVNALSTVTYENGQPAPFDLANVQVPLTLLVNGEKQNIYFSPQRVTPSKEGVSELIVFQAPNAGDQQLGIEKVVNIGGSNMSFPTTQSCHLDPASNTVTVTLEGSSVQSDYLKSDSQVRYFLMFDRYPTTMEATLADEFMQIVANSYQPGVWSITYQAPASFFVTPPTKAQVAICSQKPGSGMACPGANGAFIKERTPPATAMVDCH; the protein is encoded by the coding sequence ATGATGTATAAGAAAGTATCTTTATTAGGGCTTGTCGCCGCTCTCGGCGGTTGTTATGAGCTGGGCGGTGAGTTGAGCGGTTTAGAAGAAAGCCATGTGGTGTTGGAGGATGGTCAGGGCAATGCGCTTCATGTCGCTGACAACGGTCGCTTTACCTTTGAACAGAGTTATCCACACTTAACCAGCTATGCGGTCACCGTTGCTCAGCAGCCTGAAGACCACCGCTGTGAAGTATCTAACGGCGAGGGGGCTGTGAATGCGGGGCACGTCGATGATATTGCGGTAAGCTGTACGCGACTGTCGGCACCGGGCACGTATACGGGGCCTTGGTTTCCCGTCAATATCGAGAACAACAGTGGCCCTGCCGGTAATAAGTGGGTGGGCGATGATCAGGTCTATATTATAGCTAAGGCAAAAACCCCTGGCCCTAACGCTAAGCACTGCTTCGTTAAGGTGACGGACTTTCAGACTGGTGAGAGTCGTTGTGAAGTTGTCACTGCCGGCACAGATAGCAGCCAATACGCTTTCAAACTAGCAGACCTGCGTGTCGACACACTGGTCGAAGGGGTGTCGGTGACGCAGCACCAGTTAAAATTACCACTACTGCAGTCAGGCCGCTTATATGTTTCGTTAGAGCACCCGGTGGATTTTGATATCGTCGCCGATGCCAAGACCGGAGAGCCGACGATTGCCGACCCCGATGGTTTTAATAACAGGGACGGCAATTATTACTACCTGTTTGATAAGGTCGAATTCTCGTTTACGGCCAATAACGGTAGCTGGGCCAATCCGACGGCGGTTGATTTTTTCTCTCTGCCCTTAGCCTTATCGCAGCAGGTGCCCGACAACAGTGTTGCCAATAACTGTAATGGCAGTGCGGGTGGTGGCTGTGTGACTCGGTTGGCACAGTCGGGGTTGACGGCGAGCCGTAGTGCTATCTTTTCGCTGCAACAGCAGGTGCTGAGTTCAGCCCCTCTATCCAGTGCGGCGCAGTGGGATAAACTGTCATTAACGTATACACCGACGACAGGAGCGAGTAGCCAGCTTCGCATTGTGTCGCCCAGTAAGGCGATGGCCGATACCGGCGCCTATGGTAACCCCTCGTTCGATACAAAATACTTGCACGACGCCAGCCAGTACGGGATTGATTATCTTGCTGAGCTAGAAAATTATTATGCTCAAAGTTCGAGCCACCGCATGGTGATTAATACCGAGGCTGACCTGAAGAATAACTCGAGTGCCGCACCGCTGAACGACTACTTGTTTACCGGTTATATCGATGCAGGTTTTCTTGTTTTTAATAATCAAACGCAGACCAAGCTGATTCGCATTAAGCTGCCGAACAGTGCTAAACCGTATTTCGGTGGTGCCGGTGAGAGCTTTGACCAGCCAAAGGATACGCCAGAGTCAATTATCGTACGCGAGTTTACCTCTGCCGTGGTGGCCGGTTTAATGCCTTACCCAGAGCTGTTGGATAGCAGCGGGCAGGCATTACCGCTGTCAAAGCCGTATTTCGCCGCCGCGCAAGCGCAGGGGCTACTTTATCAGCAGAGCTTGTTACCGGCGTCGGTCAATACTGGCCCTTGGTATGACCTGTATTCGAAGGGCTTGCACAGTATTGGCGGTGCTTCTTCGGTGCAGCCTATTTACACCTTCGCTTACGATGACGCGCTTGCCCAGGACGGTACCTTGAACGACGACACGATGGTGGCGGACAGCACGACTGCGAGCGGTAAGATGGTGCAGCCGCACCCGTTGACTATTAGTCTAGGGGACTTGACCAATACGGTGATTCCTCAGTTTGCGGATTCGACGCTTTATCATGTCGGCTTGCGTGTGAATGCATTGAGTACGGTGACTTATGAAAATGGCCAGCCAGCGCCGTTTGATCTGGCGAATGTGCAGGTGCCTTTGACGTTGTTGGTGAACGGTGAAAAGCAGAATATTTACTTCTCGCCGCAACGCGTTACACCCTCGAAGGAAGGGGTGAGTGAATTAATTGTGTTTCAGGCACCCAACGCTGGTGATCAGCAGCTCGGTATCGAGAAAGTGGTAAATATTGGAGGCAGTAATATGAGCTTTCCAACGACGCAGAGCTGTCACCTTGACCCGGCTAGCAATACGGTAACAGTGACTTTAGAGGGGAGTTCGGTACAGAGTGATTATCTGAAGTCAGATAGTCAGGTGCGTTATTTCCTGATGTTTGATCGCTACCCGACGACGATGGAAGCGACGCTCGCCGATGAGTTTATGCAGATTGTGGCTAACAGCTATCAGCCGGGCGTCTGGTCGATAACCTATCAGGCCCCAGCGTCATTCTTTGTGACGCCGCCGACCAAGGCACAGGTCGCCATCTGTAGCCAAAAGCCTGGCTCGGGCATGGCGTGCCCGGGGGCTAATGGTGCTTTTATCAAAGAGCGTACGCCGCCCGCGACGGCGATGGTTGACTGCCACTAG
- a CDS encoding porin family protein, with product MKILKLTLIVSASLLIAISNADAAEKQHSGWYAGASVNNSQIKIKDRDDDKTFIGASFTAGYQLSEHLALELGVSTLDISEGDGDEESSWEVRVKPIFLTPAVKWSIAASESIDLYAKLGASIAFTDSQVTNTSTGEDLEILEARSEWDVNPTFSVGAEWQLDHNWAVNAEYTYSPTALGVETEFDGSNYNDDLDLEVQSLMIGLHYHF from the coding sequence ATGAAGATTTTAAAATTAACGCTAATCGTTAGCGCCTCGCTGCTCATCGCCATCAGCAATGCCGATGCCGCTGAAAAACAGCATTCTGGCTGGTACGCCGGCGCGAGTGTTAACAACAGCCAAATAAAAATTAAAGATCGCGATGACGACAAGACATTTATCGGCGCCTCATTTACAGCCGGCTATCAACTCAGTGAGCATCTTGCCCTTGAACTCGGCGTATCGACTCTCGATATCTCAGAGGGGGATGGCGACGAAGAGAGCAGCTGGGAGGTCAGAGTAAAGCCAATCTTTCTGACACCGGCGGTAAAATGGTCCATCGCCGCCAGCGAAAGTATCGACCTGTATGCCAAGCTCGGCGCATCCATCGCATTTACGGACAGTCAAGTGACTAACACTTCGACAGGCGAGGACTTAGAAATCCTTGAGGCTCGCTCAGAATGGGACGTCAACCCGACATTTAGTGTTGGCGCCGAGTGGCAGCTTGACCACAACTGGGCCGTTAATGCCGAGTACACCTACAGCCCCACCGCGTTAGGTGTAGAGACTGAATTTGACGGCAGCAACTACAATGACGACCTCGACCTAGAAGTACAGAGCCTCATGATCGGCTTACACTACCACTTCTAG